The genomic DNA CCGACGAGGACACCGCACGCCAACTGGCGGTGCGGGTGGCCGAATCGGTGAGCGAACAGAGCTGACGGGGGAACCGATCGGGCCCGTGCCGCGACTGAACACGGTATGGGACATTCCACCACCGCCAACATCGACACCGCCGTACTGATCACCGTCGCCGACCGCTTCGACGACGTCGCGATGCTCCTCGAACGGGCCGGGCGCAGCCGGCTCGGCTTCAGCGGTGCGCATGCGGGTTCGGCGCACACGGCCGGCGGTGATGCCGTGCGCCGTTGCACGGAACACCTGCTGGTGGACATTCAGGGCTGGGCCAGAGCGGCGGCCGAGATCGGCGTCGCACTGCGCAGCGGAGCACGGCGCTACCGTGACGCCGATGAAGCGGCGGCCGGCGGGCTGGGCTGATGACCGTAGATGTGACGGGTCGTCTGGCTGAAGGTATTGGGGCACTGGAGAACTCGCAGACCTATGTGCAGGCCTGTGCTGCCCGCGGCTACCACCACGGCGACCTGACGGCCCACACCCGGCAGTTGCACGACTGGTACGGCACCGAGGACGGGCTGGATCTGACCGTGCTCGACGCCGATCTCGCTGCTTTGCGCGCAATCGCGGCCGGCTGTTCGGATGCCCGGGAGTCGGTGCGTGCCGGCGCAGCGACTCTCGACGGCGCGTGGTCGGGTGAGAGCGGTGGGGCCGCCATCGCGTTCGTCGCACGGCACGGCACGGCTGCGGCCGCCGTCGGTGACGCGGTGGAGTCGGCCGGGCGGGCGGTGCAGCGGCTGCGTGACGAGCTGTGGCGGGTGGTCGACGAGAAGGTGCGCGCCACGCTTTCCGCCGATGACCTT from Mycolicibacterium tokaiense includes the following:
- a CDS encoding type VII secretion target, with product MGHSTTANIDTAVLITVADRFDDVAMLLERAGRSRLGFSGAHAGSAHTAGGDAVRRCTEHLLVDIQGWARAAAEIGVALRSGARRYRDADEAAAGGLG